In Streptomyces sp. NBC_00091, the following proteins share a genomic window:
- a CDS encoding PLP-dependent aminotransferase family protein, with protein MANGRVVHTADRTIGSRQLAALLPPEVLARPGYRALADAVRTLILDGRIALHVRLPAERELAEAVGASRATVTGAYDLLRESGYVRSRRGSGTWTELPDGHDPVGAHMLLGGIGGRADGDPGIDLAIAAMGAPDGSLAEALAWAAPRLPGLTRTPGYHPFGLPDLRTAVADRFTRRGLPTRPEQILVTAGSQQAFALVVSLLCRPGDRVVTENPTYANALDALRHARLRTGSIAVSDTGWDMEIAESTLRQTVPRLAYVIPDFHNPTGALMPGEQRLRLLAATRATGTWLVVDETIADIALDVPAPAPLASLAPRAGADHVITIGSLSKTHWGGLRVGWIRATAKLIAELTAVRVSADMTGSVLDQLVSLPLLEGLDRSLPARLAQLRTQRAALVGSLQRHTPEWSWQLPPGGLSLWVDLGEPVSSALAERSAAAGVHIGRGARFGVDPGTFEHRLRIPYTLAPDRLDEGVRRLAAAFHDGVPLAPGVERPYWVA; from the coding sequence ATGGCGAACGGGCGAGTGGTCCACACGGCGGACAGGACGATCGGCAGCCGCCAGCTCGCGGCGCTGCTCCCGCCCGAGGTGCTGGCCCGCCCCGGCTACCGGGCCCTCGCCGACGCCGTGCGCACCCTGATCCTCGACGGCCGGATCGCCCTGCACGTCCGGCTCCCCGCCGAGCGCGAGCTCGCCGAGGCGGTCGGGGCCAGCCGGGCCACCGTCACCGGCGCCTACGACCTGCTCCGCGAGAGCGGCTACGTCCGCAGCCGGCGCGGCTCCGGCACCTGGACCGAGCTCCCCGACGGCCACGACCCGGTCGGCGCCCACATGCTCCTCGGCGGAATCGGCGGCCGCGCCGACGGGGACCCCGGCATCGACCTCGCCATCGCCGCGATGGGAGCCCCGGACGGCAGCCTCGCCGAGGCCCTCGCCTGGGCCGCGCCCCGCCTGCCCGGGCTCACCCGCACCCCCGGCTACCACCCCTTCGGGCTGCCCGACCTGCGCACGGCCGTCGCGGACCGCTTCACCCGGCGCGGGCTGCCCACGCGCCCCGAGCAGATCCTGGTCACCGCCGGGTCCCAGCAGGCCTTCGCCCTGGTCGTCAGCCTGCTCTGCCGGCCCGGCGACCGGGTCGTCACCGAGAACCCCACCTACGCCAACGCCCTCGACGCCCTGCGCCACGCCCGCCTGCGCACCGGCTCCATCGCCGTCTCCGACACCGGCTGGGACATGGAGATCGCCGAGTCCACGCTGCGCCAGACCGTGCCCCGGCTGGCGTACGTGATCCCGGACTTCCACAACCCGACGGGCGCCCTGATGCCCGGGGAACAGCGGCTGCGGCTGCTCGCGGCGACCCGGGCCACCGGTACCTGGCTGGTGGTCGACGAGACCATCGCCGACATCGCGCTGGACGTGCCCGCCCCCGCGCCCCTGGCCTCCCTCGCCCCGCGGGCGGGCGCCGACCACGTGATCACCATCGGCTCGCTCAGCAAGACCCACTGGGGCGGCCTGCGGGTGGGCTGGATCCGGGCCACCGCGAAGCTGATCGCCGAGCTGACGGCCGTACGGGTCTCCGCCGACATGACCGGTTCCGTGCTCGACCAGCTGGTGTCCCTCCCGCTGCTGGAGGGCCTGGACCGGTCCCTGCCCGCCCGGCTCGCGCAGCTGCGCACCCAGCGCGCGGCCCTGGTGGGCTCGCTCCAGCGGCACACCCCCGAGTGGTCCTGGCAGCTGCCGCCGGGCGGCCTCTCCCTCTGGGTGGACCTCGGCGAACCGGTCAGCTCCGCCCTCGCCGAGCGGTCGGCCGCCGCAGGGGTACACATCGGCCGCGGGGCGCGCTTCGGCGTCGACCCGGGCACCTTCGAACACCGCCTGCGCATCCCGTACACCCTGGCCCCCGACCGCCTCGACGAGGGCGTACGCCGTCTCGCGGCGGCCTTCCACGACGGCGTCCCGCTGGCTCCGGGCGTGGAGCGGCCGTACTGGGTGGCCTGA
- a CDS encoding NTP transferase domain-containing protein: protein MSAVEHSPDQSVAPVTAGEPPVIAGLLLAAGGGRRLGGRPKALLPYRGRPLVENAVRVLREAGCGPVHVVLGASAAEVRERADLAGCVVVDNPDWAEGMGSSLRVGLASLAGTGARAALVSLVDQPGIGPAAVARVREAYRSPSSLVAAAYDGERGHPVLFGADRWADITATATGDQGARVHLKNHAAEVMLVECGDVAAAFDIDTPPDLARLD, encoded by the coding sequence ATGTCAGCAGTCGAACACTCCCCCGACCAGTCCGTTGCCCCTGTGACGGCCGGGGAGCCGCCGGTCATCGCCGGTCTGCTCCTGGCCGCCGGCGGCGGCCGGCGGCTCGGCGGGCGCCCCAAGGCCCTGCTCCCCTACCGCGGGCGCCCGCTCGTCGAGAACGCCGTGCGCGTGCTGCGCGAGGCCGGCTGCGGCCCGGTGCACGTGGTGCTGGGCGCCTCGGCCGCCGAGGTCCGCGAACGCGCCGACCTGGCGGGCTGCGTGGTCGTGGACAACCCGGACTGGGCCGAGGGCATGGGCTCCTCCCTGCGGGTCGGCCTCGCATCCCTGGCCGGTACGGGGGCCCGCGCGGCCCTGGTGTCCCTGGTGGACCAGCCGGGCATCGGGCCCGCGGCGGTGGCCCGGGTGCGGGAGGCCTACCGGTCCCCGTCCAGCCTGGTGGCGGCGGCCTACGACGGGGAGCGCGGGCATCCCGTGCTCTTCGGGGCGGACCGCTGGGCGGACATCACGGCCACCGCGACCGGGGACCAGGGTGCGCGCGTCCACCTGAAGAACCACGCGGCGGAGGTCATGCTGGTGGAGTGCGGGGACGTCGCGGCCGCCTTCGACATCGACACCCCGCCCGACCTGGCCCGTCTGGACTGA